Proteins co-encoded in one Oncorhynchus masou masou isolate Uvic2021 chromosome 22, UVic_Omas_1.1, whole genome shotgun sequence genomic window:
- the LOC135508825 gene encoding membrane-bound transcription factor site-1 protease-like codes for MVLNRELVNPASMKQALIASARRLSGVNMFEQGHRKLDLIRAYQILNRYKPQSQCPYMWPYCSQPIYYGGMPTIVNVTILNGMGVTGRILDKPIWQPYLPQNGDHIDVAVSYLPVLWPWAGALADSISVAKKSASWEGIAQGHVMVTVSSPVGNNSEVDGEMTSMVKLPVKVKIEPTPPRSKRVLWDQYHNLRMKNDPLYWDIDGGQ; via the exons ATGGTGTTGAACAGAGAGCTGGTGAACCCAGCCAGTATGAAGCAGGCTCTGATTGCCTCAGCACGGAGGCTCTCTGGAGTCAACATGTTTGAACAGGGCCACAGAAAACTGGACCTTATCAGAGCCTACCAGATCCTCAACCGCTACAAACCCCAG TCTCAGTGTCCCTACATGTGGCCTTACTGCTCCCAGCCCATCTACTACGGTGGCATGCCCACCATCGTCAACGTCACCATCCTCAATGGCATGGGTGTGACGGGGAGGATTTTGGACAAG CCCATCTGGCAGCCTTACCTACCACAGAATGGTGACCACATTGATGTGGCAGTCTCCTATTTGCCAGTCCTCTGGCCCTGGGCTGGAGCCCTGGCAGACTCCATCTCTGTCGCCAAGAAATCTGCATCATGGGAGGGGATTGCCCAGGGTCATGTGATGGTGACTGTGTCTTCGCCTGTTGGGAATAAT TCTGAGGTGGATGGGGAGATGACCTCTATGGTTAAATTGCCAGTTAAGGTGAAGATAGAGCCCACTCCTCCTCGTAGTAAGAGGGTTCTGTGGGACCAGTACCATAACCTGCGCATGAAGAATGACCCACTGTACTG ggacaTTGATGGTGGACAGTGA
- the LOC135509380 gene encoding serine/threonine-protein kinase H1 homolog — protein MGCRTSKVLPEPPGDVQLDLVKKVDPLQTDIYKHFIRGDGRGSKMRGEKTGSPPPQAAFSATQAPTNTGQPEASDPRRNKVAKYRAKFDPRVTAKYDIKALIGRGSFSRVVRVEHKSTRQPYAIKMIETRYREGREVCESELCVLRRVRHTNIIQLMEVFETAERVYMVMELATGGELFDRIIARGSFTERDATRVLQMVLDGVKYLHTLGITHRDLKPENLLYYHPGADSKIMVTDFGLASTRKKGDECLMKTTCGTPEYIAPEILVRKPYTNAVDMWALGVISYILLSGTMPFEDDNRMRLYRQILKGKYSFSGEPWPSVSNLAKDFIDRVLTVDSSERLTAGQALKHPWIVSMAASSSMKNLQRSISQNLLKRASSRCHSTKSAQSTRSSRSTKSNKARRAREKELRELNRRYQQQYNG, from the exons ATGGGGTGCAGGACGAGCAAGGTCCTCCCTGAGCCACCTGGAGATGTCCAGCTAGACTTGGTCAAAAAGGTCGATCCCCTCCAGACCGACATCTACAAACATTTCATCCGAGGCGACGGCAGGGGGAGTAAAATGAGAGGGGAGAAAACAGGCTCTCCCCCGCCCCAGGCAGCATTCTCAGCCACCCAGGCACCAACAAATACAGGCCAACCAGAGGCCTCTGACCCACGCAGAAACAAGGTAGCCAAGTACAGAGCTAAGTTTGACCCACGGGTCACAGCCAAATATGACATTAAGGCGCTGATAGGCCGAGGTAGCTTTAGCCGGGTGGTGCGAGTGGAGCATAAGAGCACGCGGCAGCCCTACGCCATCAAGATGATAGAGACGCGCTACAGAGAGGGACGTGAGGTATGTGAGTCAGAGCTGTGTGTCCTGCGGCGTGTACGCCACACCAACATTATCCAGCTGATGGAGGTGTTTGAGACAGCTGAGCGAGTATATATGGTGATGGAGCTGGCTACAGGGGGAGAGCTTTTTGACCGTATCATCGCCCGTGGCTCTTTCACAGAGCGTGATGCTACACGTGTCCTACAGATGGTACTGGACGGGGTCAAGTATCTGCATACACTTGGCATCACCCACCGTGACCTCAAGCCTGAGAACCTGCTCTACTATCACCCCGGTGCAGACTCTAAGATTATGGTCACTGACTTTGGGCTGGCCAGCACTCgtaagaagggtgatgagtgcTTGATGAAGACCACTTGTGGGACACCAGAGTACATTGCCCCAGAGATCCTGGTACGAAAGCCATACACCAATGCTGTGGATATGTGGGCTCTAGGGGTCATCTCCTACATTCTGCTGAGTGGAACCATGCCCTTTGAGGATGACAACCGCATGCGCCTCTACCGTCAGATCCTCAAGGGGAAGTACAGCTTTTCTGGGGAG CCATGGCCCAGTGTGTCCAACCTGGCAAAGGACTTCATCGACCGTGTGCTGACTGTTGACTCCAGTGAGAGGTTAACAGCAGGCCAGGCTCTGAAGCACCCCTGGATCGTCAGCATGGCCGCGTCATCCTCCATGAAGAACCTGCAGCGCTCTATCTCCCAGAACCTCCTGAAGAGGGCCTCGTCACGCTGCCACAGCACCAAGTCTGCCCAGTCCACACGCTCCAGCCGCTCCACCAAGTCCAACAAGGCTCGTCGTGCTCGGGAGAAAGAGCTGCGTGAGCTCAACCGCCGCTACCAACAACAATACAATGGCTGA
- the LOC135508826 gene encoding membrane-bound transcription factor site-1 protease-like: MNCNNDTRWTQKCQSSRPLHRTSLSKASGFWHATGRHSSRRLLRAIPRHVAQILQADVLWQMGHTGSGVNVAVFDTGLIEKHPHFKNVKERSNWTNEKTLDDAPVSDTEIEEWDVFRPYGTP, encoded by the exons atgaattgcaacAATGACACCCGCTGGACCCAGAAGTGTCAGTCGTCCCGGCCGCTGCACCGGACTAGCCTGTCTAAGGCCTCGGGCTTCTGGCACGCCACGGGCCGCCACTCCAGCCGGAGGCTACTGAGAGCCATCCCCCGACACGTGGCCCAGATACTGCAGGCTGATGTCCTCTGGCAAATGGGACACACcg GTTCGGGAGTGAATGTGGCTGTTTTTGACACAGGACTCATCGAAAAACATccacattttaaaaatgtgaaggAGAGATCCAACTGGACCAATGAAAAGACACTTGATGATG CCCCCGTCTCTGACACTGAGATAGAGGAATGGGATGTGTTCAGACCATATGGCACTCCATaa